The DNA window ATTTCGTACATCATAGAGGGGTGGCCATTCTGGTTTATCTGGCGGGGCGATATCTGGCTTTGGACTGGCTGGTGTTTACCGGTATCATTCTCTTTGCGCATACCACCATGGACCGGATTTTTGGATACGGCCTGAAATATATGACCGCTTTTAAAGATACTCATCTGGGTGAGATAGGCCCTAATGCTAAGCAGCATCGGAAACAGCCGGACGCGTATAATTAATCCAGGCTTCCGCTACCATCAGATGTAAGGTAAAGCCTATCCAGAAAGCGGTGCCGAAAAATATCTGCGGCGCCAGTGCAGTCAGTGCAAAGAACATTCCTACAATAGGCCGTACGGTGGCGATGGCCAGCCCTATGGCAAATGTACGGATCATCCACTCCCGGTGCTGTGTTTTCCTGTGTTGTACATTGGCCCTCCATGCCAGCGTGAGGGCCAGCAAAAAATACAGTCCGAAAAGTGTACTGGCTGCCGCTTCATTGATCCCTCCAATGGGCAACATCACAAAAGGCATATAAAGTGCCGAAACCCCTACTATATAAGCATCTATCATAAACAGCCGTTCCAGTTGATGGTGCAGCTCCGGATGTTTTGTCTGCACCTCCGGCATAAACAGTGCCGGACCCAGTATCATAAATAATGCTCCCGGGAGTATATGCATCAACGTTATCACCGGATGCTGACTGAAGCCGGTGTCAAACGGGGCGGCACCCTTGCGGTTAAAAGAAGGTATGATACCGGCCATGGCCAGGATTCTTCTCAGTACCATCAGGATGCCGATGGTAGCCAGGATATACATGCCTATCCGCAGGATACGGGTCAGCCGTTGTATGGTTTGTGTACGGTCCATGTTACAAAGGTAGGCTGTCTCTATCACCACAAAAGCAAACCGCGACAACA is part of the Chitinophaga flava genome and encodes:
- a CDS encoding DUF4260 domain-containing protein: MKTLLNLEELALFLLAVLAFASQSPYGWWLFPVCLLLPDLSMLGYAAGNKVGACVYNFVHHRGVAILVYLAGRYLALDWLVFTGIILFAHTTMDRIFGYGLKYMTAFKDTHLGEIGPNAKQHRKQPDAYN
- a CDS encoding DUF2306 domain-containing protein, producing MDRTQTIQRLTRILRIGMYILATIGILMVLRRILAMAGIIPSFNRKGAAPFDTGFSQHPVITLMHILPGALFMILGPALFMPEVQTKHPELHHQLERLFMIDAYIVGVSALYMPFVMLPIGGINEAAASTLFGLYFLLALTLAWRANVQHRKTQHREWMIRTFAIGLAIATVRPIVGMFFALTALAPQIFFGTAFWIGFTLHLMVAEAWINYTRPAVSDAA